In a single window of the Papaver somniferum cultivar HN1 chromosome 8, ASM357369v1, whole genome shotgun sequence genome:
- the LOC113303813 gene encoding polyol transporter 5-like — MRNTKNNSVLEVEDKSTEMTEIGVEETGEIIQSVADSAGRRGGMNKYVLGTSLLASTNSLLLGYDIGVMSGAVLFIKDYFKLTNVQVEIMVGSLNVCSIIGSILSGKTSDWIGRRYTIVLAALTFLIGALLMGLAPSYPFLLAGRVVAGIGVGYSLMVSTVYTAELSPAATRGFLSSLPEVFITVGILVGYISNYALSGIPPKINWRIMLGIAVFPAFAIGVGVLTMPESPRWLVMKGRIDEARQVLRRTSSGEEEAEFRLQEISKDISGGSGSGSSNWKGQGAWRELLCKPSRPIRRILVAAIGINFFMQASGNDAVIYYTPQVFKAAGIKKKKQLVGVTVIMGIAKSSFVLISAAFLDRFGRRPLLLLGTVGMTLSLAGLGVGSMYLAGATTKPVWAIALCVVAVCADVSFFSIGLGPITWVYSSEIFPNRLRAQGTSIAVSVNRLVSGAVSMSFLSISDRISFAGTFFILSGITALGTFFFYLYLPETKGKNLEDIGALFEDKKETTASRDVRER; from the exons ATGAGAAATACAAAAAACAACTCAGTACTTGAGGTTGAGGATAAAAGCACGGAAATGACGGAGATCGGAGTAGAAGAAACAGGAGAGATAATCCAAAGTGTGGCTGATTCTGCTGGTAGAAGGGGTGGTATGAACAAATATGTGTTGGGAACTTCTCTCTTGGCGTCAACCAATTCACTTCTGTTAGGTTATG ATATTGGTGTGATGAGCGGAGCTGTACTTTTTATCAAGGACTATTTCAAGTTAACAAATGTCCAAGTAGAAATCATGGTAGGATCACTCAATGTATGTTCGATAATTGGGTCAATATTATCCGGTAAAACTTCTGATTGGATTGGTAGGCGATACACAATTGTTCTTGCAGCCTTAACTTTCTTGATAGGAGCTCTTCTCATGGGCCTTGCACCTTCATACCCTTTCTTGTTAGCTGGGAGAGTTGTAGCTGGAATTGGTGTAGGTTATTCTCTAATGGTGTCAACTGTTTATACTGCTGAACTTTCACCTGCTGCAACTCGTGGATTTCTGTCTTCACTTCCTGAAGTCTTCATTACTGTAGGGATTTTAGTTGGTTACATATCTAATTATGCTCTCTCAGGAATACCACCCAAAATTAATTGGAGAATTATGCTTGGAATCGcagtttttcctgcatttgcgattGGAGTTGGTGTTTTAACAATGCCCGAGTCACCTCGCTGGTTAGTAATGAAAGGACGAATCGACGAAGCAAGACAGGTTCTTCGAAGAACTTCtagtggagaagaagaagctgaatttCGATTACAAGAAATAAGTAAAGATATTTCAGGTGGTTCAGGTTCTGGTTCTAGCAATTGGAAAGGTCAAGGTGCTTGGAGAGAATTACTCTGCAAACCGTCTCGGCCTATTCGAAGAATTCTCGTTGCTGCGATCGGTATAAACTTTTTCATGCAAGCATCCGGTAACGACGCAGTGATTTATTACACCCCACAGGTATTCAAAGCAGCTGgaattaagaaaaagaaacaattgGTTGGAGTTACAGTAATCATGGGAATTGCAAAATCAAGTTTTGTATTGATTTCAGCAGCATTTTTAGATAGGTTTGGGAGAAGGCCATTGTTGCTGTTGGGAACTGTAGGAATGACCCTTTCATTAGCTGGTCTAGGTGTGGGATCTATGTATTTAGCTGGTGCTACTACTAAGCCAGTATGGGCCATAGCATTATGCGTAGTTGCAGTTTGTGCCGATGTTTCGTTCTTTTCAATTGGACTTGGCCCTATAACTTGGGTTTATTCATCTGAGATATTTCCTAACAGATTACGAGCTCAAGGTACCAGTATTGCGGTGTCGGTGAACAGGTTGGTGAGTGGTGCAGTTTCAATGAGTTTTCTTTCAATTTCGGATCGAATTTCTTTTGCCGGCACATTTTTCATCCTTTCGGGTATTACAGCTTTAGGTACTTTTTTCTTTTATCTGTATTTGCCTGAAACAAAGGGGAAGAATTTGGAGGATATTGGGGCACTATTTGAAGATAAAAAGGAAACCACTGCCAGTAGGGATGTAAGGGAAAGATAG